DNA from Stutzerimonas decontaminans:
AGCAAAGTGATTGGCAACGACGCGGCCGTTACTGCCCGCATCATCAAAGTCGTCAACAGCCCTCTGCTGCGTAGCAGCCGCGAAATCGACGACCTGCAGATGGCGATCAGCCGCCTGGGCATCAACTACACCTGCAACCTCGCCACCGGCCTGGCGATGGAGCAGATGTTCCAGGCCACCACCGACGTCGTTGATCGAAAGATGCGCGAGGTTTGGAATAAGAGCACCGAGGTCGCGGCGATCAGCCACGTACTCTGCCGCCACTACACTCGCCTGATGCCGGACCAAGCGACACTCGCCGGACTGGTCCACCAGATCGGGATTTTGCCAATCCTGACCTACGCTGAGGAACACAGCGCGCTACTAGCAGACTCGTTCAGCCTCAACTACGTCATCGACAAGATCCACCCCATTGTGGGCGAGAAGATCCTGCGCGCCTGGGACTTCCCGGAGGCCATTGCGGCGGTCGCCGGGCAGTACACGGATTTCCAGCGCGACTCGACCAAGGCCGATTACGTAGATATCGTGCAGGTGGCGACCCTTCAGAGCTACATGGGCACCCAACATCCTTATGCGCAACTGGATTGGAGCGAAATTCCGGCCTTTGCCAAACTGGGCCTCGATCCAAGTGAACTTATGCAGGAAGACGAGGACCTGTCCGCGGCCATGGACGCTGCGATGAGCATGCTCCAGTAAGCACAGAGCCCCGCCCCTGCCGTTCGCCCGAAAGCGAGGAACCGTCCCCGTGGCGCCTAGTCACAAAAAAGGACGGCAATCTCGCCGCATCGCGCCTTGTGTCGACCAGCCGGCCGACACAAGCCAGATGAAGTAAGGAGAACGCAATGACCAAAACAACCAAGACATTTTTCTCAGGTGCCTTCGCTTTGCTGGTCGGCCTGGCCGCAAACATGGCTGTTGCCGCCGAGGGTGACAACTTCGTCGATGAGGCGTCAGCCAAGGGAATAGCGGAAATCGAAACGGCCAAGATGGCGCTGGACAAAGGCACATCCGAAGACGTGAAACAGTTTGCGCAAAAGATGATCGATGATCACACCAAGGCCAATCAGGAGCTCGCACAACTGGCGCAACAGAAAGATCTTGAGATGTCCGACGAAGCAACGCTCATGGACAAGGCCAAAGCCATGATTCTGAAGCTGCGTGATGGCGAGAACTTCGACAAGGCTTATGCCAACAACCAAGTCGTTGCGCACGAACAGACCATCGAGCTGTATCAAGAGTACGTAGAGAGCGGCGATAATGCCGACCTCAAGCAGTTTGCGCAGAAGAGCTTGCCCAAGCTCGAAGAACATCTGAAGCACGCCAAAGAGCTGCAGGCTAAGCACGGCGACAAGAACTGATCCTCCAGGCCCGATGCCGCTGACAGGCATCGGGTCATGCTTCTGCGGGCAATCTCCAATCGATAGGCAGCATCCCCTGCTGCGTTAGAAACAGATTGGCGCGACTGAAATGACCATTGCCGATGAATCCCCGGTGAGCCGATAACGGCGAGGGATGCACCGACTTCAGCATCAGATGCCGTGTCGCATCGATCAGTTTTGCCTTTGACTGCGCATGCGCGCCCCAAAGCATGAATACCAGGTGCGGGCGCCGCTCACCAACCACCTCGATGATTCGATCAGTGAACGCCTGCCAGCCCGCCTTTGCATGCGAGCCCGCTACGCCCTGTTCCACGGTGAGCGATGTGTTGAGCATCAGCACGCCCTGCTCTGCCCAATGTTGCAGATAGCCGTGGCGCGGAATGTCCAGATTCAGATCACGCTTGAGTTCCTTGAAGATATTCTGCAGCGACGGCGGCGGCGCCACTCCCGGCTGCACAGAGAAACACAGGCCGTGGGCCTGTCCAGGACCGTGGTAGGGATCCTGGCCGAGAATCACCACCTTGACCTGATCGAGCGGGGTCGAGTTAAGCGCGTTGAAGATCATCGGCCCTGGCGGAT
Protein-coding regions in this window:
- the ung gene encoding uracil-DNA glycosylase, translating into MTQDDRIRLEAGWKDALREEFDKPYMLELGAFLRREKAAGKIIHPPGPMIFNALNSTPLDQVKVVILGQDPYHGPGQAHGLCFSVQPGVAPPPSLQNIFKELKRDLNLDIPRHGYLQHWAEQGVLMLNTSLTVEQGVAGSHAKAGWQAFTDRIIEVVGERRPHLVFMLWGAHAQSKAKLIDATRHLMLKSVHPSPLSAHRGFIGNGHFSRANLFLTQQGMLPIDWRLPAEA
- a CDS encoding DUF4142 domain-containing protein, which translates into the protein MTKTTKTFFSGAFALLVGLAANMAVAAEGDNFVDEASAKGIAEIETAKMALDKGTSEDVKQFAQKMIDDHTKANQELAQLAQQKDLEMSDEATLMDKAKAMILKLRDGENFDKAYANNQVVAHEQTIELYQEYVESGDNADLKQFAQKSLPKLEEHLKHAKELQAKHGDKN
- a CDS encoding HDOD domain-containing protein — translated: MSTLAEKVQRELILAIENDELVLPTLPEVALRVREAAEDPDISIPALSKVIGNDAAVTARIIKVVNSPLLRSSREIDDLQMAISRLGINYTCNLATGLAMEQMFQATTDVVDRKMREVWNKSTEVAAISHVLCRHYTRLMPDQATLAGLVHQIGILPILTYAEEHSALLADSFSLNYVIDKIHPIVGEKILRAWDFPEAIAAVAGQYTDFQRDSTKADYVDIVQVATLQSYMGTQHPYAQLDWSEIPAFAKLGLDPSELMQEDEDLSAAMDAAMSMLQ